A single window of Streptomyces aquilus DNA harbors:
- the lysS gene encoding lysine--tRNA ligase produces the protein MAQSTETTDWVSRFADEVIEESERRAPGKPVVVASGLSPSGPIHLGNLREVMTPHLVADEIRRRGYQVRHLISWDDYDRYRKVPAGIAGVDESWAEHIGKPLTSVPAPAGSSYPNWAEHFKAAMVAALAELGVEFDGISQTAQYTAGTYREQILHAMKHRADIDAILAQYRTKKAPAKKQQQKPLDEAELEAAEGSGAAGEDDGSAGSAGYFPYKPFCGNCEKDLTTVTSYDDDTTELSYTCNECGFAETVRLNEFNRGKLVWKVDWPMRWAYEGVVFEPSGVDHSSPGSSFQVGGQIVGIFGGKQPIGPMYAFVGISGMAKMSSSRGGVPTPGDALQIMEPQILRWLYARRRPNQSFKIAFDQEIQRLYDEWDKLDAKVADGSALPADVAAHSRAVRTAGGELPRTARPLPYRTLASVADITAGHEDQALRILSELDPTDPLTSLDEARPRYDKAEAWINTHVPADQRTIVREEPDAELLKSLDEASRESLRLLLDGLEANWSLDGLTHLVYGVPKVQAGFSADATPKELPPEIKTAQRTFFALLYQLLVGRDTGPRLPTLLLAVGQERVRSLLGE, from the coding sequence GTGGCTCAGAGCACCGAGACCACCGACTGGGTCTCCCGTTTCGCGGATGAGGTCATCGAGGAGTCGGAGCGTCGGGCCCCGGGCAAACCGGTCGTCGTCGCGTCCGGGCTCTCCCCGTCCGGGCCCATCCACCTCGGCAACCTGCGCGAGGTCATGACCCCGCACCTCGTCGCCGACGAGATCCGCCGCCGCGGGTACCAGGTGCGGCACCTGATCTCCTGGGACGACTACGACCGGTACCGCAAGGTGCCGGCCGGTATCGCCGGGGTCGACGAGTCCTGGGCCGAGCACATCGGCAAGCCGCTGACCTCGGTCCCGGCGCCCGCCGGTTCGTCGTACCCGAACTGGGCCGAGCACTTCAAGGCCGCCATGGTCGCCGCGCTCGCCGAGCTGGGTGTGGAGTTCGACGGCATCAGCCAGACCGCGCAGTACACCGCGGGCACCTACCGCGAGCAGATCCTGCACGCCATGAAGCACCGCGCCGACATCGACGCCATCCTCGCCCAGTACCGGACGAAGAAGGCCCCGGCCAAGAAGCAGCAGCAGAAGCCGCTCGACGAGGCCGAGCTGGAGGCCGCCGAGGGGTCCGGCGCGGCCGGTGAGGACGACGGGTCCGCCGGGTCGGCCGGCTACTTCCCGTACAAGCCGTTCTGCGGCAACTGCGAGAAGGACCTGACGACGGTCACCTCGTACGACGACGACACCACCGAACTGTCGTACACCTGCAACGAGTGCGGCTTCGCCGAGACCGTGCGGCTCAACGAGTTCAACCGCGGCAAGCTGGTCTGGAAGGTCGACTGGCCGATGCGGTGGGCGTACGAGGGGGTCGTCTTCGAGCCGAGCGGCGTCGACCACTCGTCTCCGGGGTCGAGCTTCCAGGTCGGTGGGCAGATCGTCGGGATCTTCGGGGGCAAGCAGCCCATCGGGCCGATGTACGCGTTCGTGGGGATCTCCGGGATGGCGAAGATGTCGTCGTCGCGGGGCGGGGTCCCGACCCCCGGTGACGCGCTCCAGATCATGGAGCCGCAGATCCTGCGCTGGCTGTATGCCCGCCGTCGTCCCAACCAGTCCTTCAAGATCGCCTTCGACCAGGAGATCCAGCGGCTCTACGACGAGTGGGACAAGCTGGACGCCAAGGTCGCGGACGGGTCCGCGCTTCCGGCCGACGTCGCCGCGCACTCGCGTGCGGTGCGCACGGCGGGCGGCGAGCTGCCGCGGACCGCGCGTCCGCTGCCGTACCGGACCCTCGCCTCCGTCGCCGACATCACCGCCGGGCACGAGGACCAGGCGCTGCGGATCCTGAGCGAGCTGGACCCGACGGACCCGCTGACGTCCCTGGACGAGGCCCGTCCCCGGTACGACAAGGCCGAGGCCTGGATCAACACGCACGTCCCCGCCGACCAGCGGACCATCGTGCGCGAGGAGCCGGACGCCGAGCTGCTGAAGTCCCTCGACGAGGCGTCCCGGGAGTCCCTGCGGCTGCTGCTGGACGGGCTTGAGGCGAACTGGTCGCTGGACGGGCTGACGCACCTTGTGTACGGGGTGCCGAAGGTGCAGGCCGGCTTCTCCGCCGACGCCACGCCCAAGGAGCTGCCGCCGGAGATCAAGACGGCCCAGCGGACGTTCTTCGCGCTGCTGTACCAGCTGCTGGTCGGGCGCGACACCGGCCCGCGGCTGCCCACGCTGCTGCTGGCGGTCGGCCAGGAGCGGGTGCGGAGCCTGCTCGGCGAGTAG
- a CDS encoding DUF2637 domain-containing protein yields MHRVLIGVVVFGAVIIAGIGFAGSYAAVRELAIKKGFGNFSYVFPIGIDAGICVLLALDLLLTWIRIPFPLLRQTAWLLTAATIAFNGAAAWPDPLGVGMHAVIPVLFVVAVEAARHAIGRIADITADKHMEGVRLTRWLLSPIPTFLLWRRMKLWELRSYEQVIKLEQDRLVYQARLHSRFGRAWRRKAPVESLMPLRLARYGVPLAETAPAGLAAAGIEPVLLPPAPQVEMERAPAPPAMPAVAGAAAPVREQLPAPEAQEHPAEPVDPTVAEQQSPWLQARDPHTVTYQGGYDPTYDPDAAYWQQYAEEQQQFEDQQQFEDRQRFEGQQGFEGQQQFDEQQQLFEEQQAPVQEPSMEDTGSFPIPSGPGRTREMGAGGGTELTEDDYYMVFKKAIDGSYPTSGQFRGDVEATYGTTLPQREAERMVNRFTNRHTAELQEDHIA; encoded by the coding sequence ATGCACCGCGTTCTCATCGGCGTGGTCGTGTTCGGCGCAGTGATCATCGCCGGCATCGGCTTCGCGGGTTCGTACGCCGCAGTCCGCGAACTCGCCATCAAAAAGGGCTTCGGGAACTTCAGTTACGTCTTCCCGATCGGCATCGACGCGGGCATCTGTGTCCTGCTGGCCCTGGATCTGCTCCTGACCTGGATCCGCATTCCCTTCCCGCTGCTGCGCCAGACGGCGTGGCTGCTGACGGCGGCCACGATCGCCTTCAACGGCGCCGCGGCCTGGCCGGACCCGCTGGGTGTGGGCATGCACGCGGTGATCCCGGTCCTGTTCGTGGTCGCGGTCGAGGCGGCCCGCCACGCGATCGGCCGGATCGCGGACATCACGGCGGACAAGCACATGGAGGGCGTCCGCCTGACGCGCTGGCTGCTCTCCCCGATCCCCACGTTCCTGCTGTGGCGCCGGATGAAGCTGTGGGAGCTGCGCTCCTACGAACAGGTCATCAAGCTCGAACAGGACCGCCTGGTCTACCAGGCCCGGCTCCACTCCCGCTTCGGCCGCGCCTGGCGCCGCAAGGCCCCGGTGGAGTCCCTGATGCCGCTGCGCCTGGCCCGTTACGGCGTCCCCCTGGCGGAGACGGCCCCGGCGGGCCTGGCGGCGGCGGGCATCGAGCCGGTGCTGCTGCCTCCGGCCCCGCAGGTGGAGATGGAGCGCGCCCCGGCGCCGCCGGCGATGCCCGCGGTGGCGGGTGCGGCGGCGCCCGTGCGGGAGCAGCTTCCCGCCCCCGAGGCGCAGGAGCACCCGGCCGAGCCGGTCGACCCCACCGTGGCCGAGCAGCAGAGCCCGTGGCTCCAGGCGAGGGACCCGCACACCGTCACGTACCAGGGCGGCTACGACCCGACGTACGACCCGGACGCGGCGTACTGGCAGCAGTACGCGGAGGAACAGCAGCAGTTCGAGGACCAGCAGCAGTTCGAGGACCGGCAGCGGTTCGAGGGCCAGCAGGGATTCGAGGGTCAGCAGCAGTTCGACGAGCAGCAGCAGCTGTTCGAGGAGCAGCAGGCGCCCGTCCAGGAGCCGTCCATGGAGGACACGGGCAGCTTCCCCATCCCGTCCGGTCCGGGCCGTACCCGGGAGATGGGCGCGGGCGGTGGCACGGAGCTGACCGAGGACGACTACTACATGGTCTTCAAGAAGGCCATAGACGGCAGCTATCCGACCTCTGGCCAGTTCAGGGGCGACGTGGAGGCCACGTACGGCACCACGCTCCCGCAGCGTGAGGCGGAGCGGATGGTCAACCGCTTCACCAACCGCCACACGGCGGAGCTCCAGGAAGACCACATCGCGTAG
- a CDS encoding DUF3558 domain-containing protein: MQRAAQSDQRDPRTKRAHRVLLGAAAVPLMLVATACSSDSGSSSDDNAAGAGQSTESSASVSPSPTVQAAAYKSLPDACDTLSKGTLGDLVPKASKSGKQGKSDDVATRGSCSWSSLDNNGVKGSQFRWLNVSLLRFDSDVTRGEGDKLAQEYYAKQVQDAQSVEGAKNAKTEPVTGTGDQATLVRYDLKKKEGSFKQQTLVTRVENVVVTLDYNGAGLAGEKTPSADTLAKLVKSAAKEAVASVTKANTGGGGSGSTGETSPSPSASKSASKSASKPASPSASPSKSTAKKS; the protein is encoded by the coding sequence ATGCAGCGAGCAGCACAGAGCGACCAGCGTGACCCGCGAACGAAGCGCGCCCACCGGGTGCTTCTCGGCGCAGCCGCCGTCCCCCTGATGCTGGTGGCCACAGCCTGTTCCTCGGACTCCGGCTCGTCCTCGGACGACAACGCCGCCGGCGCCGGCCAGAGCACCGAGAGCTCCGCGTCGGTCAGCCCGTCGCCGACCGTGCAGGCGGCGGCGTACAAGTCGCTTCCGGATGCGTGCGACACCCTGTCGAAGGGCACGCTCGGCGATCTGGTCCCGAAGGCGTCGAAGTCCGGCAAGCAGGGCAAGTCGGACGACGTGGCGACGCGCGGCAGTTGCTCGTGGTCGAGCCTGGACAACAACGGCGTCAAGGGCTCCCAGTTCCGCTGGCTGAACGTCTCCCTGCTCCGCTTCGACTCCGACGTCACGCGCGGCGAGGGCGACAAGCTGGCGCAGGAGTACTACGCCAAGCAGGTCCAGGACGCGCAGTCGGTGGAGGGCGCGAAGAACGCGAAGACGGAGCCGGTGACGGGTACGGGCGACCAGGCGACGCTGGTCCGTTACGACCTGAAGAAGAAGGAAGGCTCCTTCAAGCAGCAGACGCTGGTCACCCGCGTCGAGAACGTCGTCGTCACCCTCGACTACAACGGCGCGGGCCTGGCCGGCGAGAAGACGCCGAGCGCCGACACCCTCGCGAAGCTGGTGAAGTCGGCGGCGAAGGAGGCGGTGGCGTCGGTGACGAAGGCGAACACGGGCGGCGGCGGCAGCGGCAGCACCGGTGAGACCAGCCCCTCCCCGTCCGCGTCGAAATCGGCGTCGAAGTCGGCGTCGAAGCCGGCCTCTCCCTCCGCGTCTCCGTCCAAGTCGACCGCGAAGAAGAGCTGA
- a CDS encoding DUF3558 domain-containing protein, with the protein MQRKAYVPGVAALLVALLAAGCTSGSDTGGTEDNSNPGDAGTASPVAEPGRYRTLPEPCGAVSQDTLDTLLPGIQQLTDEDQREKAYEGTPTTTFDIDRKVGCQWKVESADATDHLLVDLERVVSYDNSVSDDNQAQALFAQAQTAAHLPEPSESATSDVSSSPTPGDAASASATASSSPSSSSSSSASPSDGSTPADLQPRVLDDLGEEAFLNDVVSSSGSTARQRTVTVAFRTSNVIVTVEYEEQPTTIGTTPDSKEMQDRARNLAAELAEALAG; encoded by the coding sequence GTGCAGCGGAAGGCGTACGTACCCGGCGTCGCGGCCCTCCTCGTGGCGCTGCTCGCCGCCGGCTGCACCAGCGGCTCGGACACGGGCGGCACCGAGGACAACTCCAACCCGGGCGACGCCGGCACCGCCTCCCCCGTCGCCGAGCCCGGCCGCTACCGCACGCTCCCCGAACCCTGCGGGGCGGTCAGCCAGGACACCCTCGACACGCTCCTGCCCGGCATCCAGCAGCTCACGGACGAGGACCAGCGGGAGAAGGCGTACGAGGGCACCCCGACGACCACCTTCGACATCGACCGCAAGGTCGGCTGCCAGTGGAAGGTGGAGTCGGCCGATGCCACCGACCACCTCCTCGTCGACCTGGAGCGGGTCGTGTCCTACGACAACTCCGTCAGCGACGACAACCAGGCGCAGGCGCTGTTCGCCCAGGCGCAGACGGCCGCGCATCTCCCGGAGCCGTCCGAGTCGGCGACGTCGGACGTGAGTTCCTCGCCGACCCCGGGCGACGCCGCGTCGGCCTCGGCCACCGCCTCCTCTTCCCCTTCCTCCTCCTCTTCCTCCTCCGCCTCGCCCTCCGACGGGTCCACGCCCGCCGATCTCCAGCCCCGCGTTCTCGACGATCTGGGCGAAGAGGCGTTCCTGAACGACGTGGTGAGCAGTTCGGGTTCGACGGCCCGGCAGCGCACGGTGACTGTGGCGTTCCGCACGTCCAACGTGATCGTGACGGTCGAGTACGAGGAGCAGCCGACGACCATCGGCACCACCCCGGACAGCAAGGAAATGCAGGACAGGGCAAGGAATCTGGCCGCCGAGCTGGCGGAGGCGCTGGCGGGCTGA
- a CDS encoding RtcB family protein: MSYVEMRGAKVPIRMWTDPASVEEGALQQLRNVATLPWIKGLAVMPDVHYGKGATVGSVIAMRGAVCPAAVGVDIGCGMSAVKTSLTANDLPGDLSRLRSKIEQAIPVGRGMHDDPVDPGRFHALPTAGWDDFWGRFDGVAEAVKFREERAGKQMGTLGSGNHFVEVCTDTTGSVWLMLHSGSRNIGKELAEHHIGIAQKLPHNQGLIDRDLAVFVADTPQMAAYRNDLFWAQEYAKYNRTIMMALLKDVIRKEFKKAKPTFEPEISAHHNYVAEERYDGMDLLVTRKGAIRAGSGEFGIIPGSMGTGSYIVKGLGNPLSFNSASHGAGRRMSRNAAKRRFSTKDLEEQTRGVECRKDSGVVDEIPGAYKPIEQVIDQQRDLVEVVAKLKQVVCVKG; this comes from the coding sequence ATGTCGTACGTGGAAATGCGGGGCGCGAAGGTTCCCATCCGTATGTGGACCGACCCCGCCTCGGTGGAGGAGGGCGCGCTCCAGCAGCTGCGCAACGTCGCCACCCTGCCCTGGATCAAGGGCCTGGCGGTCATGCCCGACGTCCACTACGGGAAGGGCGCGACGGTCGGGTCGGTCATCGCGATGCGGGGAGCGGTGTGCCCGGCCGCGGTCGGTGTCGACATCGGCTGCGGGATGTCGGCGGTGAAGACGTCGCTGACCGCGAATGACCTGCCGGGGGATCTGTCGCGGCTGCGGTCGAAGATCGAGCAGGCTATTCCGGTGGGGCGGGGGATGCATGACGATCCCGTCGATCCGGGGCGGTTCCATGCGCTGCCCACCGCGGGGTGGGACGACTTCTGGGGGCGGTTCGACGGGGTTGCGGAGGCGGTGAAGTTCCGGGAGGAGCGGGCCGGGAAGCAGATGGGAACGCTTGGATCCGGGAACCACTTTGTCGAGGTCTGCACGGATACGACCGGTTCTGTCTGGCTGATGCTCCACTCCGGTTCCCGGAACATCGGCAAGGAACTGGCCGAGCACCACATCGGCATCGCCCAGAAGCTCCCGCACAACCAGGGCCTGATCGACCGCGACCTCGCCGTCTTCGTGGCGGACACCCCGCAGATGGCGGCGTACCGCAACGACCTGTTCTGGGCGCAGGAGTACGCCAAGTACAACCGCACGATCATGATGGCACTCCTCAAGGACGTGATCCGCAAGGAGTTCAAGAAGGCGAAGCCGACCTTCGAGCCGGAGATCAGCGCGCACCACAACTACGTGGCCGAGGAGCGCTACGACGGGATGGACCTGCTCGTGACCCGCAAGGGCGCGATCCGGGCCGGTTCCGGCGAGTTCGGGATCATCCCGGGGTCGATGGGCACGGGTTCGTACATCGTGAAGGGCCTCGGAAACCCGCTGTCCTTCAACTCGGCGTCCCACGGCGCCGGTCGGCGCATGAGCCGCAACGCGGCCAAGCGGCGCTTCTCGACCAAGGACCTGGAGGAGCAGACACGGGGCGTGGAGTGCCGTAAGGACTCCGGTGTCGTGGACGAGATCCCGGGCGCCTACAAGCCGATCGAGCAGGTCATCGACCAGCAGCGGGACCTTGTCGAGGTCGTGGCGAAGCTGAAGCAGGTCGTCTGCGTGAAGGGCTGA
- a CDS encoding GNAT family N-acetyltransferase: protein MDRHISFDGLHNFRDLGGYTTADGHRVRPGRLYRADSLGKLTTGTTDWDHFLSLGIGTVIDLRHDWEIETRGRVPADPSFDWINLSIEHRPYDQPSLGPEVDPGPYLAERYMEVAEDGAKEIRRALELIAEADAPVAFHCASGKDRTGEIAALVLALLGVDEPTIIEDYSLTELAAPALLADWKARNNGQSPTWLGFGRAPESVMRLFLKSLKSRYGSVEGYVTQTLGMDADALSARLRANLLEPPPTTSRPLTYRKATPADAQSLVRLRDSVALWMLARGIDQWKPSEKDEAHFIHRMAEGEVWLAYTGGHLTGAYELWWADEAAWGPRPADAGYVHRLMTVPHLSPPGTGRALLTHAESRITAAALPYARLDCLSTNPRLRTYYEKAGYTVAGEQPAKKDGSGSPYAVTLLEKRLP from the coding sequence GTGGACAGACACATCTCATTCGACGGCCTGCACAACTTCCGTGACCTGGGCGGCTATACGACGGCCGACGGCCACCGCGTCCGCCCGGGCCGCCTCTACCGCGCGGACTCCCTGGGCAAGTTGACGACCGGCACCACCGACTGGGACCACTTCCTGTCCCTCGGCATCGGAACGGTGATCGACCTGCGTCATGACTGGGAGATCGAGACAAGGGGCCGCGTCCCGGCCGATCCGTCCTTCGACTGGATCAACCTCAGCATCGAGCACCGTCCGTACGACCAGCCGTCGTTGGGCCCCGAGGTCGACCCCGGCCCCTATCTCGCCGAGCGCTACATGGAGGTGGCGGAGGACGGCGCGAAGGAGATCCGCAGGGCCCTGGAACTGATCGCGGAAGCGGACGCCCCGGTGGCCTTCCACTGCGCCTCGGGCAAGGACCGCACCGGCGAGATCGCGGCCCTGGTCCTCGCCCTCCTCGGCGTGGACGAGCCCACGATCATCGAGGACTACAGCCTCACGGAACTGGCGGCCCCGGCCCTCCTGGCCGACTGGAAGGCCCGCAACAACGGCCAGTCCCCCACCTGGCTGGGTTTCGGCAGGGCCCCGGAGTCGGTGATGCGCCTGTTCCTGAAGTCCCTCAAGTCCCGCTACGGCTCGGTAGAGGGCTACGTCACCCAGACCCTCGGCATGGACGCGGACGCCCTGTCGGCGAGACTCCGCGCGAACCTCCTGGAGCCGCCGCCCACCACCTCGCGGCCCCTGACGTACCGCAAGGCAACCCCGGCGGACGCCCAGTCCCTGGTCCGTCTCCGCGACTCGGTGGCCCTGTGGATGCTGGCCCGCGGAATCGACCAGTGGAAGCCGTCGGAAAAGGACGAGGCGCACTTCATCCACCGCATGGCGGAGGGCGAGGTATGGCTGGCGTACACCGGCGGCCACCTGACCGGCGCCTACGAACTCTGGTGGGCCGACGAGGCGGCCTGGGGCCCCCGCCCGGCCGACGCCGGCTACGTCCACCGCCTGATGACCGTCCCCCACCTGTCCCCACCCGGCACGGGCCGAGCCCTCCTGACCCACGCGGAGTCCCGCATCACAGCGGCCGCCCTCCCCTACGCCCGCCTGGACTGCCTGTCCACCAACCCCCGCCTGCGCACGTACTACGAGAAGGCGGGCTACACGGTCGCAGGCGAACAGCCCGCGAAGAAGGACGGCTCGGGCAGCCCGTACGCGGTGACCCTGCTGGAGAAGCGCCTGCCGTGA
- a CDS encoding SDR family NAD(P)-dependent oxidoreductase: MPSAASRIAVVTGASSGIGAATARGLAAAGYRVVLTARRKDRIEALAEEINAAGHQATAYQLDVTDRAAVDEFATAFKTIGVLVNNAGGALGADPVATGDPADWRTMYETNVIGTLNLTQALLPKLVASGDGTVVVVSSTAGHGTYEGGGGYVAAKHGAHVLAETLRLEIVGQPVRVIEIAPGMVKTDEFALTRFGGDEEKAAKVYQGVAEPLTADDVADTITWAVTRPAHVNVDLLVLRPRAQASNTKVHREL; this comes from the coding sequence ATGCCCAGCGCAGCGTCCCGCATCGCCGTCGTCACCGGTGCGAGCAGCGGAATCGGCGCCGCCACGGCCCGCGGGCTGGCCGCCGCCGGCTACCGCGTCGTCCTCACCGCCCGCCGCAAGGACCGTATCGAGGCGCTCGCGGAGGAGATCAACGCGGCGGGCCACCAGGCCACGGCGTACCAGCTGGACGTCACCGACCGGGCCGCGGTCGACGAGTTCGCCACCGCCTTCAAGACGATCGGCGTCCTGGTCAACAACGCGGGCGGCGCGCTCGGCGCCGACCCGGTCGCGACCGGCGACCCGGCCGACTGGCGCACGATGTACGAGACGAACGTCATCGGCACCCTCAACCTCACCCAGGCCCTGCTCCCCAAGCTGGTCGCGAGCGGCGACGGCACGGTGGTCGTCGTCTCCTCCACCGCGGGCCACGGGACGTACGAGGGCGGCGGTGGTTACGTGGCCGCCAAGCACGGCGCCCACGTCCTCGCCGAGACCCTCCGCCTGGAGATCGTCGGCCAGCCGGTCCGGGTGATCGAGATCGCGCCCGGCATGGTGAAGACGGACGAGTTCGCGCTCACCCGCTTCGGCGGCGACGAGGAGAAGGCCGCCAAGGTCTACCAGGGCGTCGCCGAGCCCCTGACGGCCGACGACGTGGCGGACACGATCACCTGGGCGGTCACCCGCCCCGCCCACGTCAACGTCGACCTCCTGGTCCTGCGCCCGCGCGCCCAGGCGTCGAACACGAAGGTGCACAGGGAGCTGTGA
- a CDS encoding ester cyclase, with amino-acid sequence MGEAREVMDRFTDAVTTHPDLKVLAELYAEDAVAYTPDEGEIHGRDNIVEYWRQMTESVPDGRFETLHSYEIGDTAIDEGVYRGHNTGPLHLPDGGTLPATGKEVGIRGVDLATVKDGRITEYRLYFDEMEFLGQLGLLPDDTP; translated from the coding sequence ATGGGAGAAGCGCGTGAGGTCATGGACCGGTTCACCGACGCGGTGACCACGCACCCGGACCTGAAGGTCCTCGCCGAGCTGTATGCGGAGGACGCCGTCGCCTACACCCCCGACGAGGGGGAGATCCACGGGCGCGACAACATCGTGGAGTACTGGCGGCAGATGACGGAGTCGGTCCCCGACGGCAGGTTCGAGACGCTGCATTCCTACGAGATCGGCGACACCGCCATCGACGAGGGCGTCTACCGCGGGCACAACACCGGCCCGCTGCATCTGCCGGACGGCGGCACCCTGCCCGCCACGGGCAAGGAGGTCGGCATCCGCGGGGTGGACCTCGCCACCGTGAAGGACGGCCGGATCACGGAGTACCGGCTCTACTTCGACGAGATGGAGTTCCTGGGACAGCTGGGGCTGCTGCCCGACGACACGCCCTGA